One Burkholderiales bacterium genomic window carries:
- the hda gene encoding DnaA regulatory inactivator Hda, with amino-acid sequence MKQLALDIAPPAPPDFDNFIIGRNGESLQTLRDFVAGKSPERLVYLWGKPGSGRTHLLRAAVAARRGARYLHCADQPGLIAKDASPLALDDVERLGEASQIELFNLYNAKPQTLLLVAGSIPPAQLALREDVKTRLCAGLTYQVHALSDAEKIAALARCAEARGLKLSRDVGDYLLRHTQRDMRSLLALFHAADIMALAEKRDITVPLIKAVLHSALPLETRD; translated from the coding sequence ATGAAGCAGCTCGCTCTCGATATCGCGCCGCCTGCGCCGCCGGATTTCGATAATTTCATCATTGGCCGCAACGGCGAATCGCTGCAGACGCTGCGCGATTTTGTCGCCGGCAAGTCGCCCGAGCGGTTGGTTTATCTGTGGGGCAAACCGGGTTCGGGCCGCACGCATTTGCTGCGCGCCGCCGTGGCGGCCCGACGCGGCGCGCGCTATCTCCATTGCGCGGACCAGCCCGGGTTGATCGCAAAAGACGCGTCGCCGCTTGCGCTCGATGATGTGGAACGGCTCGGCGAAGCGAGCCAGATCGAATTGTTCAATCTATATAACGCCAAGCCGCAAACCTTGCTGCTCGTCGCTGGCAGCATTCCGCCGGCCCAGCTTGCGCTGCGTGAAGACGTGAAGACGCGATTATGCGCAGGATTGACCTACCAGGTGCATGCGCTGTCGGACGCCGAAAAAATTGCCGCGCTTGCGCGTTGCGCCGAGGCGCGCGGCTTGAAGTTAAGCCGGGATGTCGGCGATTATCTGCTGCGCCATACCCAGCGCGATATGCGCTCGCTGCTCGCGCTGTTTCACGCCGCCGACATCATGGCGCTGGCCGAGAAGCGCGATATCACCGTGCCGCTGATCAAGGCTGTGCTGCATAGCGCGCTGCCGCTCGAGACGCGTGACTGA
- a CDS encoding AI-2E family transporter, whose translation MHSERPANTVWWVVLAALVAWLIWVLSPILTPFLFAAILAYICDPLVDKLEARKVPRALGVTLVMLMLLGLFVLLIFILVPLFTQQAATLIQRLPGSIDWLTKSVEPWFARYGIELDLSRSGIKEALMENLPAADGLASKVLPSLRTGGVALLNFAVNFVLVPVVLFYVLRDWDEIIKGLAEVIPRRWFGQIAHLARDIDVVLGEFLRGTLSVMLLMSAYYVTGLWLVGLDYALPIGIVSGILVFVPFLGAIAGFVFATLTGILQVQSFTGLIPIWIVFIIGQLLEGYVVTPRLVGERIGLHPVMVIFALMAFGQLFGFFGVLLALPASAMLLVGWRHLRAKYVSSDLYGTRPEHVIVDADGEDAV comes from the coding sequence GAACGGCCCGCCAATACCGTCTGGTGGGTCGTGCTCGCGGCGCTGGTGGCGTGGCTGATCTGGGTCCTGAGCCCGATCCTGACGCCGTTTCTGTTTGCCGCGATCCTAGCCTACATCTGCGATCCGCTGGTCGACAAGCTCGAAGCGCGAAAAGTCCCGCGCGCGCTCGGCGTAACGCTGGTCATGCTGATGCTGCTCGGGCTGTTCGTTCTGCTGATTTTTATTCTTGTGCCGCTTTTTACCCAGCAGGCCGCTACCCTGATTCAGCGGCTGCCGGGCTCGATCGACTGGCTGACGAAAAGCGTAGAACCGTGGTTTGCGCGTTACGGAATCGAACTCGACTTGAGCCGTTCCGGGATCAAGGAAGCGCTAATGGAAAACTTGCCGGCGGCCGACGGCTTGGCATCGAAAGTACTGCCCTCTTTGCGAACGGGCGGCGTGGCGCTGCTGAATTTTGCCGTCAATTTTGTGCTGGTTCCGGTCGTGCTGTTTTACGTATTGCGCGACTGGGACGAAATCATCAAAGGCCTGGCCGAGGTCATCCCGCGCCGCTGGTTCGGCCAGATCGCGCACCTGGCGCGCGATATCGATGTCGTACTCGGCGAATTTTTGCGCGGCACGCTGTCGGTGATGCTGTTGATGAGCGCCTATTATGTGACAGGATTGTGGCTGGTCGGCCTCGACTACGCGCTGCCGATCGGCATCGTATCGGGCATTCTGGTGTTCGTCCCGTTTCTGGGGGCGATCGCCGGTTTCGTGTTCGCGACGCTGACTGGCATTCTGCAGGTTCAATCCTTCACCGGCCTGATTCCGATCTGGATCGTTTTCATTATCGGCCAGTTGCTCGAAGGCTATGTCGTCACGCCGCGCCTGGTGGGCGAGCGCATCGGCCTGCATCCGGTGATGGTGATTTTCGCGCTGATGGCATTCGGCCAGTTATTCGGATTTTTTGGCGTGCTGCTTGCGCTGCCGGCGTCAGCGATGTTGCTGGTCGGCTGGCGCCATTTGCGGGCTAAATACGTGTCCAGCGATCTTTACGGCACTCGCCCCGAGCATGTGATCGTCGACGCCGATGGCGAAGATGCCGTTTGA